One genomic window of Myxococcales bacterium includes the following:
- a CDS encoding response regulator — MGVKKILVIDDVEENTDIIKTKLSFAGYEVSVATDGETGIEQARRIVPDLILCDIMLPRMDGWDVLSTLHLDERTARIPIIFMTAYTTIQFAGEKRRALEKGAVDFLKKPFDLSEMLEKVRRQIGDASA; from the coding sequence ATGGGCGTGAAGAAGATCCTGGTGATCGATGATGTCGAGGAAAACACCGATATCATCAAGACCAAGCTGAGTTTTGCCGGCTATGAGGTGTCGGTTGCGACCGACGGCGAAACCGGCATCGAACAGGCTCGCCGGATCGTTCCCGACCTGATTCTGTGCGATATCATGCTGCCGCGCATGGACGGCTGGGACGTGCTTTCGACCCTGCACCTGGACGAACGAACCGCCCGGATCCCCATTATTTTCATGACCGCCTACACGACGATCCAATTCGCCGGCGAGAAACGCCGCGCCCTCGAAAAAGGCGCGGTCGATTTTCTCAAAAAACCGTTCGACCTGTCCGAAATGCTCGAGAAAGTCCGGCGCCAGATCGGCGACGCGTCGGCGTGA
- a CDS encoding outer membrane lipoprotein-sorting protein: MRLSIGLAILGSLLLLATAAAVAAEPTVEEIIAKSDDLMRGDTSFSELTMKIVTPHFEREVRMKAWTQGRDKAFIQVLAPAKDAGVTFLKLGREMWNYLPNVERTVKIPPSMMSQSWMGSDFSNNDLARSDTMIVDYTHRIAGEENVGGDLCWKIESTAKPDAPVVHDRIVSWVAKGTYVVRRAQYFDEDNRVAREMTVDQIVAVGGRKIGSHMVMTNAKKPGNKTEMWFAKMQFDLKIPPDTFTQRNLTRGVR, from the coding sequence ATGCGCTTATCCATCGGCCTGGCGATTCTCGGGTCGTTGCTGCTGCTGGCCACGGCCGCGGCGGTCGCCGCCGAGCCGACCGTCGAGGAAATCATCGCCAAAAGCGACGACCTGATGCGCGGCGACACCAGTTTTTCCGAATTGACGATGAAGATCGTTACGCCGCACTTCGAGCGCGAGGTGCGGATGAAGGCCTGGACGCAAGGGCGCGACAAGGCGTTCATCCAGGTGTTGGCCCCGGCGAAGGACGCCGGCGTCACCTTTCTGAAACTGGGCCGCGAGATGTGGAACTACCTGCCCAACGTCGAGCGCACGGTGAAGATTCCGCCCTCGATGATGTCGCAAAGCTGGATGGGCTCGGATTTCAGCAACAACGACCTGGCGCGCTCGGATACGATGATCGTCGATTACACCCATCGCATCGCCGGCGAGGAAAACGTCGGCGGCGACCTTTGCTGGAAGATCGAATCGACCGCCAAACCCGACGCTCCGGTGGTGCACGACCGCATCGTGAGCTGGGTGGCGAAGGGCACCTACGTGGTGCGCCGGGCGCAGTATTTCGACGAGGACAACCGGGTGGCCCGCGAAATGACCGTCGACCAGATCGTCGCTGTCGGCGGGCGGAAAATCGGCAGCCACATGGTCATGACCAACGCCAAGAAGCCCGGCAATAAGACCGAAATGTGGTTTGCCAAGATGCAGTTCGACCTGAAAATTCCGCCCGACACCTTCACCCAGCGCAACCTGACCCGCGGGGTGCGCTGA
- the rfbB gene encoding dTDP-glucose 4,6-dehydratase: protein MKRLLITGGCGFIGTNFVRWALANQPDWEIVNLDALTYAGNLANLADLEGRSRYRFIKGDITRAADVDRAMAGCQVVVHMAAESHVDRSITGPAVFVQTNVVGTQVLLDAARRQGVERFVQVSTDEVYGDLGPTGRFTETSPLKPSSPYSASKTAADLLALAYHRTYGMPVLVTRCSNNYGPYQFPEKLIPLFVTNAMADKPLPLYGDGLNVRDWIHVEDHVRAVWVVATNGRPGEVYNIGGNHELANVTITQLVLELLGKPESLITHVTDRPGHDRRYAIDPAKIGRELGWRPTIEFRDGLAETIRWYRDHESWWQEIKSGAYRDYYQKMYGARLDEAGK, encoded by the coding sequence ATGAAACGGTTGTTGATCACCGGTGGCTGCGGGTTTATCGGCACGAATTTCGTCCGCTGGGCGTTGGCCAATCAGCCCGATTGGGAAATCGTCAACCTCGACGCGCTGACCTACGCCGGCAACCTGGCCAACCTGGCCGACCTGGAGGGCCGGTCGCGCTACCGTTTCATCAAGGGCGACATCACCCGGGCCGCCGACGTCGACCGGGCCATGGCGGGCTGCCAGGTCGTGGTGCACATGGCGGCCGAAAGCCACGTCGACCGTTCCATCACGGGCCCGGCCGTGTTCGTCCAGACCAACGTCGTCGGGACGCAGGTGCTGCTGGACGCCGCGCGCCGGCAGGGGGTCGAGCGGTTCGTACAGGTCAGCACCGACGAGGTCTACGGCGACCTGGGCCCGACCGGCCGCTTCACCGAAACCAGCCCGCTCAAGCCGTCCAGCCCTTATTCGGCGAGCAAGACGGCGGCCGACCTGCTGGCCCTGGCCTACCACCGCACCTACGGGATGCCGGTGCTCGTCACCCGCTGCTCGAACAACTACGGCCCCTACCAGTTTCCCGAAAAGCTGATTCCGCTCTTCGTGACCAACGCCATGGCCGACAAGCCGCTGCCGCTCTACGGCGACGGCTTGAACGTGCGCGACTGGATCCACGTCGAGGACCACGTGCGCGCCGTGTGGGTAGTGGCGACCAACGGCCGGCCCGGCGAGGTTTACAACATCGGCGGCAACCACGAGCTGGCCAACGTGACCATCACCCAGCTGGTGCTGGAACTGCTGGGCAAGCCCGAATCGCTGATCACCCACGTTACCGACCGTCCGGGACACGACCGCCGCTACGCGATCGACCCGGCGAAAATCGGCCGCGAGCTGGGTTGGCGGCCCACGATCGAATTCCGCGACGGCCTCGCCGAAACCATCCGCTGGTACCGCGACCACGAATCCTGGTGGCAGGAGATCAAAAGCGGCGCCTACCGCGACTACTACCAAAAGATGTACGGCGCGCGGCTGGACGAAGCGGGCAAATAA
- a CDS encoding response regulator: MISRLSIFAKIFIAFSGLALIPLVIVMALLTSNYEQMTQQLIGQAGANVSPEMAVHISQRVAQVTHDAYLMLAFVFLISAILVLFTAVFLSQSFSKPVRLLSAATRHLARGDFSMRLETDRQDEFGALVESFNRMADQLEDAHRRLETTNADLEGRVLLRTAELEMANLQLRAAADKMEETVRLKGDFLANLSHELLTPLQAVLGYAELLYDRIYGPLDGRQHEAVGRIRHNAQMLQRLISDIIDLAKVETGRMTLTIEQFSPGELVESIVQTLRPLFLTKRLELKCECAADLPATLSSDRGKVQHVLYNLLSNSLKFTNAGEVSLRVAGRDDGRRVTIEVRDTGIGIAPDKLATIFESFRQVDSSSTRPAGGAGIGLALTKQLVDLLGGDIEVESELAKGSLFRVVIPAKLSLSRDPEARTTAIGAKTIVSIDDDETMLDLLTETLEPAGFRVIRCTDGDAGVALAKQIHPYAVTLDIRLPERDGWSILQELKNNPETRGIPVIILSVIEDRAQGDQFGVDGYLTKPFSRDELIEHLRAVRRESVKYH; encoded by the coding sequence GTGATTTCCCGACTGAGCATTTTCGCCAAGATTTTCATCGCTTTCAGCGGCCTGGCCCTGATTCCGCTCGTGATCGTCATGGCGTTGCTCACCTCGAATTACGAACAGATGACGCAGCAATTGATCGGCCAGGCCGGCGCGAACGTCTCGCCGGAAATGGCGGTGCACATCTCCCAGCGGGTTGCCCAGGTCACCCATGACGCCTACCTGATGTTGGCGTTCGTCTTTTTGATTTCCGCGATTCTGGTGCTGTTCACCGCGGTGTTCCTGTCGCAATCGTTTTCCAAACCGGTGCGCCTGCTCTCCGCCGCGACCCGCCACCTGGCGCGCGGCGATTTCAGCATGCGGCTGGAAACGGACCGGCAGGACGAGTTCGGCGCGCTGGTCGAATCGTTCAACCGCATGGCCGACCAACTCGAGGACGCGCACCGGCGGCTGGAAACGACCAATGCCGATCTGGAAGGGCGCGTGCTGTTGCGGACCGCCGAGCTGGAAATGGCCAACCTGCAACTCCGCGCCGCCGCCGACAAAATGGAGGAGACGGTCCGCCTCAAGGGCGATTTCCTGGCCAACCTGAGCCACGAACTGCTGACGCCATTGCAAGCGGTGCTGGGGTACGCGGAATTGCTTTACGACCGCATTTACGGGCCGCTGGACGGCCGCCAGCACGAAGCCGTCGGTCGGATCCGCCACAACGCGCAAATGCTGCAGCGGCTGATCAGCGACATCATCGACCTGGCCAAGGTCGAGACCGGCCGGATGACCCTGACCATCGAGCAATTCAGTCCTGGCGAATTGGTCGAAAGCATCGTCCAGACCCTGCGGCCGCTGTTTCTGACCAAGCGGCTCGAGTTGAAATGCGAATGCGCGGCCGATTTGCCGGCCACGCTGTCGAGCGACCGCGGCAAGGTTCAGCACGTGCTGTACAACCTGCTTTCGAATTCGCTCAAATTCACCAACGCCGGCGAGGTCTCGCTGCGTGTGGCGGGCCGCGACGACGGCCGGCGGGTGACGATCGAGGTGCGCGACACCGGCATCGGCATCGCTCCCGACAAGCTGGCGACGATTTTCGAAAGCTTTCGCCAGGTCGACAGCTCCTCGACGCGGCCGGCGGGCGGCGCGGGCATCGGCCTGGCGCTGACCAAACAACTGGTCGATCTGCTGGGCGGCGACATCGAGGTGGAAAGCGAATTGGCGAAGGGCAGCCTCTTTCGCGTCGTCATTCCCGCCAAGCTTTCGTTGAGCCGCGACCCGGAAGCGCGGACCACGGCCATCGGCGCCAAGACGATCGTCTCGATCGACGACGACGAAACGATGCTCGACCTGCTGACCGAGACGCTCGAACCGGCCGGCTTCCGCGTCATCCGCTGCACCGACGGCGACGCCGGCGTCGCCCTGGCGAAGCAGATCCACCCGTACGCGGTGACGCTGGACATTCGGCTGCCGGAGCGCGACGGCTGGTCGATTCTGCAAGAGCTGAAAAACAACCCCGAAACGCGCGGCATCCCGGTCATCATTCTTTCGGTGATCGAGGACCGCGCGCAGGGCGACCAATTCGGCGTGGACGGTTACCTGACCAAGCCGTTCAGCCGCGACGAACTGATCGAACACCTGAGAGCCGTGCGGCGAGAGAGCGTGAAATACCATTGA